The Vicia villosa cultivar HV-30 ecotype Madison, WI linkage group LG1, Vvil1.0, whole genome shotgun sequence genome includes a region encoding these proteins:
- the LOC131601117 gene encoding villin-4-like gives MGVSMRDLDPALKGAGQKDGLEIWRIENFNPVPIPQSSYGKFFNGDSYIVLKTTASKSGALRHDIHYWLGKDTSQDEAGAAAIKTVELDAVLGGRAVQYREVQGHETQKFLSYFKPCIIPQEGGAASGFKHVEAEEHTTRLFVCKGKHVVNVKEVPFARSSLNHDDIFILDTESKLFQFNGSNSCIQERAKALEVVQFIKDTYHDGKCEVASIEDGRLMADSESGEFWGLFGGFAPLPRKTFSDDDKTIDSHDPKLLCVEKGKAEPIETDSLTKELLDTNKCYIIDCGLEVYVWMGRNTSLDDRKSASGATDELVRSTDRPKSQITRVIEGFETVMFKSKFESWPQTSNLTMSEDGRGKVAALLKRQGLDVKGLLKADPVKEEPQPYIDCTGHLQVWRVNGQEKKLLAGTDQSKFYSGDCFIFQYSYPGEDREEYLIGTWIGQNSVEEERASAHTLASKMVESMKFLPSMARIYEGNETIQFHSILQSFIVFKGGLGDAYKNYIAEKEIPDETYREDSVALFRIQGSGPDNMQAIQVDPVASSLNSSYFYILHSESIVFTWSGNLTTSDYHELVERMLDLIKPDLQGKPQREGAESEQFWELLGGKTEYPSQKIVREAENDPHLFSCNFSQGNLKVTEIHNFSQDDLMTEDIFILDCHSEIFVWVGQQVDPKSRLQALPIGEKFLEKDFLLETISRYTPIYFVMEGSEPSFFTRFFKWDSAKSSMLGNSFQRKLAIMKNGGTPPLVKPKRRASVSYGGRSGGLPEKSQRSRSMSVSPDRARARGRSPAFNALAATFESSNVRNLSTPPPMIRKLYPKSKTPDSASPTSKSSSISHITSTFERPSARGSLFPRSLKDTSKSNPETNSDNEKSPINREESLTIQEDVKEGEAQEDVKEGEAQEDVKEGEAEDNEGLPVYPYESVNTAATDPMPDIDVTKREAYLSNDEFKEKLGMARSEFYTLPKWKQNKLKMAVQLF, from the exons ATGGGTGTTTCTATGAGAGATTTGGATCCAGCTCTCAAGGGAGCTGGACAAAAAGA TGGACTTGAAATATGGCGGATTGAGAATTTTAATCCAGTTCCTATCCCACAGTCTTCTTATGGAAAGTTTTTCAATGGAGACTCATATATTGTCTTGAAG ACAACAGCATCAAAAAGTGGTGCTCTACGCCATGATATTCATTATTGGCTTGGTAAAGACACTAGTCAA GATGAAGCTGGTGCCGCAGCCATCAAAACAGTTGAGTTGGATGCAGTTCTAGGAGGACGTGCTGTTCAGTATCGTGAAGTGCAGGGTCATGAAACACAGAAGTTCCTGTCATATTTCAAACCATGCATTATACCACAAGAAGGTGGAGCTGCCTCTGGTTTTAAGCATGTTGAAGCTGAAGAACACACGACACGGTTGTTTGTATGTAAAGGGAAACATGTTGTGAATGTCAAAGAG GTTCCTTTTGCTCGATCTTCGCTCAACCATGATGATATTTTTATTCTGGATACCGAGTCAAAACTATTCCAATTTAATGGTTCCAATTCATGTATTCAAGAAAGGGCTAAAGCATTGGAAGTTGTTCAATTTATTAAGGATACCTATCATGATGGGAAATGTGAAGTGGCTTCTATTG AGGATGGAAGGTTGATGGCTGACTCTGAATCTGGAGAGTTCTGGGGTTTGTTTGGTGGATTTGCTCCTCTTCCACGTAAAACATTCAGTGATGATGATAAGACAATTGATTCTCATGATCCAAAGTTGCTTTG TGTTGAAAAAGGGAAGGCAGAGCCTATTGAAACTGATTCTTTGACAAAGGAATTGCTGGACACCAATAAATGCTATATTATAGATTGTGGATTGGAGGTGTATGTTTGGATGGGAAGAAATACCTCTCTTGATGATAGGAAAAGCGCAAGTGGAGCTACAGAT GAACTAGTCCGTAGCACCGACCGGCCAAAATCCCAGATAACACGTGTAATTGAAGGATTTGAGACAGTGATGTTCAAGTCCAAATTTGAGTCTTGGCCTCAGACATCTAATCTAACAATGTCTGAAGATGGTCGTGGCAAGGTAGCAG CACTTCTTAAACGTCAAGGATTAGATGTCAAGGGCCTCTTGAAAGCTGATCCAGTAAAAGAAGAACCTCAACCCTACATCGATTGCACAGGGCATTTACAG GTTTGGCGTGTGAATGGTCAAGAAAAAAAGCTTCTTGCAGGCACTGACCAGTCAAAATTTTATAGTGGAGACTGCTTCATCTTTCAGTATTCATATCCTGGTGAAGATAGGGAGGAATATCTTATAGGAACATGGATTGGACAGAACAGTGTTGAG GAAGAAAGAGCCTCAGCTCATACACTAGCAAGCAAAATGGTCGAGTCAATGAAGTTTCTGCCATCCAtg GCTCGTATTTATGAAGGCAATGAAACAATTCAATTTCATTCCATCCTCCAAAGCTTTATTGTTTTTAAG GGCGGACTTGGTGATGCATACAAGAATTACATCGCCGAGAAGGAAATTCCGGATGAGACATACAGGGAGGACAGTGTTGCATTATTCCGCATCCAAGGCTCTGGACCAGACAATATGCAAGCAATACAAGTTGACCCA GTTGCTTCCTCCTTGAATTCCTCTTATTTCTACATACTTCATAGTGAGTCCATTGTTTTTACTTGGTCTGGAAATCTTACTACTTCAGATTACCACGAACTCGTTGAGAGAATGCTGGATTTAATAAAG CCGGATTTACAAGGCAAACCACAAAGGGAAGGTGCAGAATCTGAACAGTTTTGGGAACTATTAGGAGGAAAGACAGAATATCCCAGTCAAAAGATTGTGAGGGAAGCTGAAAATGATCCTCACCTATTTTCATGCAATTTCTCACAAG GAAATTTAAAG GTGACAGAGATACACAACTTTTCCCAGGATGATTTGATGACAGAAGATATTTTCATCTTGGATTGTCACTCTGAAATCTTTGTGTGGGTTGGCCAGCAGGTTGACCCCAAAAGTAGATTGCAGGCTCTACCAATTGGCGAG AAATTTCTTGAGAAAGATTTTCTCCTAGAAACAATATCTCGTTATACTCCAATATATTTTGTCATGGAAGGCAGTGAGCCGTCTTTCTTCACACGCTTCTTTAAATGGGATTCTGCGAAATCTTCA ATGCTGGGGAACTCGTTTCAAAGGAAGCTTGCAATCATGAAAAATGGGGGTACTCCACCTTTGGTT AAACCCAAAAGAAGAGCATCTGTATCTTATGGGGGAAGGTCTGGTGGCTTGCCAGAGAAATCACAACGCTCCCGCAGTATGTCTGTTAGTCCTGACCGGGCTCGTGCGCGAGGAAGATCTCCGGCCTTCAATGCCCTGGCAGCTACTTTCGAGAGCTCAAATGTTAGAAACCTTTCAACTCCACCTCCAATGATTAGAAAACTGTACCCAAAATCTAAGACACCAGATTCAGCATCACCAACATCTAAATCTTCATCCATATCTCACATTACTTCTACTTTTGAACGACCATCAGCACGAGGAAGTTTGTTTCCTAGGTCACTTAAAG ATACCTCCAAATCAAACCCAGAGACAAATAGTGACAACGAGAAATCTCCGATCAACAGAGAAGAATCTCTTACTATACAAGAAGATGTAAAAGAAGGTGAAGCTCAGGAAGATGTAAAAGAAGGCGAAGCTCAGGAAGATGTAAAAGAAGGTGAAGCTGAAGATAATGAAGGTCTTCCAGTATACCCATATGAAAGTGTTAACACAGCCGCTACCGATCCCATGCCAGACATCGACGTGACTAAACGAGAG GCTTACCTGTCAAACGACGAGTTCAAAGAGAAACTGGGGATGGCCAGGAGCGAATTTTACACGTTACCAAAATGGAAACAGAACAAACTCAAAATGGCTGTTCAGTTGTTCTGA